One window of Betaproteobacteria bacterium genomic DNA carries:
- a CDS encoding amidohydrolase family protein, whose amino-acid sequence MPSKLILRTADNQAARGAVVASHHGDNAQWRARRREEILEPALPIVDAHHHLWQRGRSRYLIDEYLAEAEGGHAIRASVYVECGSFYRARASELMAPVGEVEFANGIAAMAASESFGSTRVAAAIVGTADLTVGAEAARVLDAHMAVAPDRFRGIRLIVKWDADEQLNNGRYVIPRSLMLDRDFRAGFALLAPRKLSFDAMVYHPQLPELADLARAFSDTTIVLNHVGGPLAGTRAYLARKDEAVASWQAGMVELARCPNVYVKLGGLGMPYLGFGFDTLEAPASSDQLAQAWGPCIEHCIQAFGPSRCMFESNFPPDRASADFHVLWNAFKRIAARYSAEEKRALFHDTAVKAYRLRSEG is encoded by the coding sequence ATGCCGAGCAAGCTGATACTTCGAACCGCCGACAACCAGGCAGCGCGCGGCGCCGTAGTCGCTTCGCACCATGGCGACAACGCGCAATGGCGCGCACGGCGCCGCGAGGAGATTCTCGAACCCGCGCTTCCGATCGTCGATGCGCACCATCACCTGTGGCAGCGCGGGCGTAGCCGCTACCTCATCGACGAGTACCTGGCGGAGGCCGAAGGCGGTCACGCCATCCGCGCCTCGGTGTACGTCGAGTGCGGGTCGTTCTACCGCGCTCGTGCATCCGAGCTGATGGCGCCGGTGGGCGAGGTCGAGTTCGCCAATGGCATCGCGGCGATGGCGGCAAGCGAGAGTTTCGGGAGCACGCGGGTCGCTGCCGCAATCGTGGGCACGGCTGATCTCACCGTCGGTGCGGAAGCGGCGCGGGTGCTCGATGCCCACATGGCGGTGGCGCCGGATCGGTTCCGTGGCATCCGCCTCATCGTGAAGTGGGATGCCGACGAGCAATTGAACAACGGCCGTTACGTGATTCCGCGAAGTCTCATGCTCGATCGCGATTTTCGCGCCGGTTTCGCCCTGCTCGCGCCGCGCAAGCTGAGCTTCGATGCCATGGTGTATCACCCTCAGCTGCCGGAGCTCGCGGATCTCGCGCGAGCGTTCTCCGATACCACCATCGTGCTCAATCATGTCGGCGGTCCGCTTGCCGGCACGCGCGCCTACTTGGCGCGCAAGGACGAAGCCGTCGCGAGCTGGCAGGCCGGGATGGTCGAGCTCGCGCGCTGCCCGAACGTGTACGTCAAGCTCGGCGGGCTGGGGATGCCTTACCTCGGGTTCGGCTTCGACACGCTGGAAGCGCCCGCGTCTTCCGATCAGCTCGCGCAGGCGTGGGGTCCGTGCATCGAGCATTGCATCCAGGCGTTCGGCCCGAGCCGTTGCATGTTCGAGAGCAACTTCCCGCCCGATCGCGCTTCGGCCGACTTCCATGTCCTTTGGAATGCGTTCAAGCGTATTGCGGCGAGATACTCGGCCGAGGAGAAGCGGGCGCTTTTCCACGACACGGCGGTCAAGGCATATCGGTTGAGGTCGGAAGGGTAA
- a CDS encoding LLM class flavin-dependent oxidoreductase, whose protein sequence is MAARIGYLLPTRESIMEGRPEAEPLLGLAERAERLGYDSVWIGDSLLARPRHEPITLLAGVAARTKRVKVGTAVLLPALRNPVLLAHQVATLDQVSAGRVILGVGIATDVPNIRAEFRAAGVPFEKRVGTMMEGLRLCKALWSGKPVDWDGRWHVEQGVIGPTPHQPGGPPIWGGGSVPAALARAGKHFDGWFPTGPDAKGWGAQWRQVQAVAREAGRNPDEVQAAIYLTLAVDEDAAKAEQRIDDFLSAYYGQRPDVLRKRQACFAGSAEAAAEWIDGYVREGAQHLILRFAGEHERHLDIFAKVRASLA, encoded by the coding sequence ATGGCCGCGCGCATCGGATATCTGCTGCCCACCCGCGAATCGATCATGGAAGGCCGGCCCGAGGCCGAGCCGCTGCTCGGGCTTGCCGAACGCGCCGAGCGTCTCGGTTACGACTCGGTGTGGATCGGCGATTCGCTGCTTGCGCGTCCGCGGCACGAACCGATCACGCTGCTGGCCGGTGTTGCCGCACGAACCAAGCGTGTGAAGGTGGGCACGGCAGTACTCCTGCCCGCCCTGCGCAATCCCGTGCTGCTGGCCCACCAGGTCGCCACGCTCGATCAGGTGAGCGCCGGGCGGGTGATTCTCGGCGTCGGCATCGCGACCGACGTGCCGAACATCCGCGCGGAGTTTCGCGCCGCCGGCGTGCCGTTCGAGAAGCGCGTCGGCACCATGATGGAAGGCCTACGGCTGTGCAAGGCGCTGTGGAGCGGCAAGCCAGTCGACTGGGACGGACGCTGGCACGTCGAGCAGGGCGTCATCGGACCGACGCCGCATCAGCCCGGCGGTCCTCCGATCTGGGGCGGCGGCTCGGTGCCCGCGGCGCTCGCGCGCGCAGGCAAGCATTTCGACGGCTGGTTTCCGACCGGGCCCGATGCGAAGGGCTGGGGGGCGCAATGGCGGCAAGTGCAGGCGGTTGCACGCGAGGCCGGACGCAATCCTGACGAGGTGCAGGCGGCGATCTACTTAACGCTCGCGGTCGACGAGGATGCGGCCAAGGCCGAACAGCGCATCGACGATTTCTTGTCGGCTTACTATGGGCAGCGTCCCGACGTGTTGCGGAAACGGCAAGCCTGCTTCGCAGGCTCCGCGGAAGCGGCCGCCGAATGGATCGACGGCTATGTGCGTGAGGGCGCGCAGCACCTGATCCTGCGCTTCGCCGGGGAACACGAGCGGCATCTGGACATCTTCGCGAAGGTTCGAGCGTCGCTCGCTTAG
- a CDS encoding tripartite tricarboxylate transporter substrate binding protein, translating to MSNRFVGSVLIASAAFCTAAQGQTYPVKPIRLIVPNAPGGGTDTVARLIAEKLSPTLGQQILVDNRGGAGGRIAAELVARSPKDGYTLMLGSAATLITGPALVADRKYDPVKDFAPVSLAGTTAYMLVVHPSLPVKNVREFIALAKGKADSIAYSTTGQGSPGHLGMELFQAMAQVKLVHVPYKGGAPAMLSLLQGETFAMVANFLTSLPVVRSKRVRALGVTSLKRTSLAPDIATIDESGRRGFELQQYYSLVAPAGTPPEIVQRLNQEMMQRFPTEEVKKRLAHEGVEALVSSPAETAKLYADQYAKWTKAIQQAGIMRQ from the coding sequence ATGTCGAACCGGTTCGTTGGCAGCGTCCTGATCGCATCGGCTGCGTTCTGCACCGCGGCCCAAGGGCAGACCTACCCTGTGAAACCGATCCGATTGATCGTGCCGAATGCGCCCGGTGGTGGAACCGATACGGTGGCGCGGCTCATCGCCGAAAAGCTGTCTCCGACGCTCGGGCAGCAGATCCTGGTCGACAATCGCGGCGGCGCCGGTGGACGCATCGCGGCCGAATTGGTCGCGCGCTCGCCCAAGGACGGCTATACGCTCATGCTCGGGAGCGCTGCGACCCTCATCACCGGCCCCGCGCTCGTAGCCGACCGCAAGTACGACCCGGTCAAGGATTTTGCGCCTGTATCCCTCGCCGGCACCACGGCTTACATGCTGGTCGTGCACCCATCGCTGCCGGTGAAGAACGTGCGCGAATTCATCGCGCTCGCCAAGGGCAAGGCGGACAGCATCGCCTACTCGACCACTGGTCAGGGAAGCCCTGGGCACCTTGGGATGGAGCTTTTTCAGGCGATGGCGCAGGTGAAGCTGGTGCACGTGCCGTACAAGGGCGGTGCGCCGGCGATGCTGTCGCTGCTTCAGGGCGAGACCTTTGCGATGGTGGCGAATTTCCTGACCTCGCTGCCGGTCGTGCGTTCGAAACGCGTGCGCGCTCTGGGCGTTACCAGCCTCAAGCGCACGTCGCTCGCCCCGGACATCGCCACCATCGACGAGTCGGGGCGGCGCGGCTTCGAGCTGCAACAGTACTATTCGCTGGTGGCCCCGGCGGGCACGCCGCCCGAGATCGTGCAAAGGCTCAACCAGGAAATGATGCAGCGGTTTCCGACCGAGGAAGTGAAGAAGCGACTCGCGCACGAAGGGGTCGAGGCACTCGTGTCCAGTCCCGCGGAGACGGCGAAGCTCTACGCCGATCAGTATGCGAAGTGGACGAAGGCGATCCAGCAGGCCGGCATCATGCGGCAATAG
- a CDS encoding tripartite tricarboxylate transporter substrate binding protein yields MMLARIALAAIAFSTSLTVNAQHYPERPLRFVIPFPPGGGADNLARIVVTAANEKLGQPIVVDNRAGAGGNIAAEVVAKAAPDGYTLLQANVAHAISASLYRKLNYDLLRDFAPVTQLASIPFVLAVSPQLGASSVKEVIARARAKPDALSYASSGNGGPSHLAMELFKSMARVDIRHIPYKGAAPGSAALMANNVQLMFFTVSAALPLMAGGRVQCLAIASTRRSALAPDLPTVSEAGLPGFEATTWFGVMVPSGTARPIVTTLHQAFTGALKIASMRDRILKQGFEIVGSDPEAFGAYVRTEIPKWATVVQASGAGVD; encoded by the coding sequence TTGATGCTTGCACGGATCGCCCTGGCCGCCATCGCATTTTCGACGAGTCTCACCGTGAACGCGCAACACTATCCCGAGCGCCCGCTGCGATTCGTGATTCCCTTTCCGCCGGGCGGCGGCGCCGACAACCTCGCACGCATTGTCGTTACGGCGGCTAACGAGAAATTGGGCCAGCCGATCGTCGTCGACAACCGTGCAGGCGCCGGCGGCAACATCGCGGCCGAGGTCGTTGCGAAGGCCGCGCCCGACGGCTACACGCTGCTGCAGGCGAACGTGGCGCACGCCATCAGCGCGTCGCTCTATCGCAAGCTCAACTACGACCTGCTGCGCGATTTCGCGCCGGTCACGCAGCTCGCCTCGATTCCGTTCGTGCTTGCCGTCAGTCCACAACTGGGCGCCAGTTCGGTAAAGGAGGTCATCGCGCGTGCCAGGGCGAAGCCGGACGCGCTTTCCTACGCCTCGTCGGGCAACGGCGGTCCAAGCCACCTCGCCATGGAACTGTTCAAGTCCATGGCGCGTGTCGACATCCGCCACATTCCGTACAAGGGTGCGGCACCAGGTTCAGCAGCATTGATGGCAAACAACGTGCAGCTCATGTTCTTCACCGTATCGGCCGCCTTGCCGTTGATGGCGGGCGGGCGCGTGCAATGCCTGGCGATCGCAAGTACCCGGCGCTCCGCGCTCGCACCCGATCTGCCGACGGTATCCGAAGCGGGCCTGCCGGGATTCGAGGCGACCACGTGGTTCGGCGTCATGGTTCCGAGTGGCACGGCGCGGCCGATAGTCACGACGCTTCACCAGGCTTTCACCGGCGCGCTGAAGATCGCGAGCATGCGAGATCGCATTCTCAAGCAAGGATTCGAGATCGTGGGGAGCGACCCGGAAGCATTCGGTGCCTACGTGCGAACGGAAATTCCCAAGTGGGCGACGGTCGTGCAGGCTTCCGGCGCAGGGGTGGATTAG
- a CDS encoding tripartite tricarboxylate transporter substrate binding protein, which yields MPCARSCSVSRAVISRAGGISYLEPDERFSNVPCDSADKAEVPLKSIPRAERTRVVPILIATLAVSLAHAGETNAQAYPTKPIRVIVPLAPGGGNDTLARFMAKPLAEALGQQMVVENRPGGGGLIGGEFVARAAPDGYTLVVAGSGLLVVTLAHRKLDLQKDLEPVAVIGEYASLLVVHPSLPVKSVRELIAFAKARPGALNYGTAGIGSAGHLVTEMFRARAGLDMVHVPYKGAGPALTELAGGQVTMLLSNPMGSKPLVDAGRLRPLAVSSPRRLAAFPDVPTLAESGLPGFNSTFFLGLMGPAGLPRDIVARLNKETVSVLQRREIREWLETRGMEPVGGTPEHFAARIKNDIEVMSKVIRDTGLRLN from the coding sequence ATGCCGTGCGCGAGAAGCTGCTCGGTTAGCCGTGCCGTCATTTCCCGTGCAGGCGGGATTTCATATCTCGAGCCAGACGAGAGGTTCTCCAATGTGCCATGCGATAGCGCAGACAAAGCCGAGGTTCCTTTGAAGAGCATCCCGCGCGCGGAACGTACCCGTGTTGTCCCCATCCTGATCGCGACGCTTGCAGTTTCCCTTGCACACGCAGGCGAAACGAACGCTCAGGCTTACCCGACAAAGCCCATTCGCGTGATCGTCCCGCTCGCGCCGGGTGGCGGCAACGATACGCTCGCCCGCTTCATGGCCAAGCCGCTCGCCGAGGCGCTGGGCCAGCAGATGGTGGTGGAGAACCGGCCGGGCGGGGGCGGCCTCATCGGCGGCGAATTCGTCGCACGCGCCGCGCCGGACGGCTATACGCTGGTCGTGGCCGGCTCGGGGCTCCTGGTCGTCACGCTCGCGCATCGCAAGCTCGACCTGCAAAAGGATCTCGAGCCCGTCGCGGTGATTGGCGAATACGCCTCGCTCCTCGTGGTGCATCCGTCGCTGCCGGTGAAAAGCGTGCGCGAGCTCATCGCGTTCGCGAAAGCGCGTCCCGGAGCGCTCAACTACGGCACGGCCGGCATTGGATCGGCAGGCCACCTCGTCACCGAGATGTTCCGTGCCCGCGCCGGGCTCGATATGGTTCACGTCCCCTACAAGGGCGCGGGGCCGGCGTTGACCGAGCTCGCTGGCGGACAGGTGACCATGCTGCTCAGTAATCCGATGGGCTCCAAGCCCCTGGTCGACGCCGGACGTCTGCGGCCGCTCGCCGTAAGCAGCCCGCGCCGTCTGGCGGCGTTCCCGGACGTGCCCACCCTCGCCGAATCCGGTCTGCCAGGATTCAATTCGACCTTCTTCCTCGGATTGATGGGCCCCGCAGGCCTGCCGCGCGACATCGTGGCGCGCTTGAACAAGGAGACGGTGTCGGTGTTGCAGCGGCGCGAGATCCGGGAGTGGCTCGAGACCCGGGGCATGGAGCCCGTGGGCGGCACGCCGGAGCATTTCGCCGCCCGCATCAAGAACGACATCGAGGTGATGTCGAAAGTGATCCGCGACACGGGCTTGCGCCTCAACTAG
- a CDS encoding patatin, which produces MNLADKLTKKPPYKLLALDGGGIRGLITIEVLAEMERLLQQRLGRGDDFVLADYFDYVAGTSTGGVIATCIALGLRLDEIRSFYFDSAELMFEKASILKRLNYKFEDEPIAQKLRSVFKEKTGEEETTLGSSSLRTLLMVVLRNASTDSPWPLSNNPKAKYNCPEDRPGCNLNLPLWQVVRASTAAPTYFPPEQISVGTNRFVFVDGGITTFNNPAFQLFMMATVEPYNLNWKPKRPEDMLLVSIGTGTSPEANGALDPDRMNLLFNASTVPSALMFAALNEQDFLCRVFGRCLVGDLLDRELDSMVESTGKHGHRGPVDPKLFTYLRYNVELTRPGLAALGITDIEPEHVQKLDSVKYKAQLVRVGKAVAQAKVKSSHFAGFDC; this is translated from the coding sequence ATGAACCTCGCTGACAAGTTGACCAAGAAGCCGCCATACAAGCTGCTGGCGCTGGACGGCGGCGGCATCCGTGGACTGATTACCATCGAAGTGCTCGCCGAGATGGAGCGCCTGCTTCAGCAACGGCTCGGACGCGGGGATGATTTCGTGCTCGCCGATTACTTCGATTATGTTGCGGGCACCAGTACCGGTGGCGTCATTGCAACCTGCATCGCTCTGGGCCTGAGGCTCGACGAGATCCGCTCGTTCTACTTCGACAGCGCCGAGCTCATGTTCGAGAAGGCGTCGATACTGAAACGGCTCAACTACAAGTTCGAGGACGAGCCGATTGCACAGAAGTTGCGCAGTGTTTTCAAGGAAAAGACGGGTGAGGAAGAAACGACGCTCGGTTCCTCCAGCTTGCGCACGCTGCTGATGGTCGTGCTGCGAAATGCCAGCACCGATTCACCCTGGCCGCTTTCGAACAATCCGAAGGCGAAATACAACTGTCCCGAAGACCGTCCGGGTTGCAATCTGAACCTTCCCTTGTGGCAAGTCGTACGCGCGAGCACGGCGGCACCGACCTACTTCCCGCCGGAGCAGATTTCGGTCGGCACGAATCGGTTCGTATTCGTCGACGGCGGCATCACGACTTTCAACAACCCGGCCTTCCAGTTGTTCATGATGGCGACGGTAGAGCCGTACAACCTGAACTGGAAGCCCAAACGGCCCGAGGATATGCTGCTGGTGTCGATCGGAACCGGAACGAGCCCTGAAGCAAACGGCGCTCTCGATCCCGATCGCATGAACCTGCTCTTCAATGCAAGCACGGTTCCCTCGGCGCTGATGTTCGCGGCGCTCAACGAGCAGGACTTCCTGTGCCGCGTGTTCGGTCGCTGCCTGGTCGGGGATCTACTCGATCGCGAGCTCGACAGCATGGTGGAATCCACCGGCAAACACGGACACCGCGGGCCGGTCGATCCGAAGCTCTTCACCTATCTGCGTTATAACGTCGAGCTGACGCGCCCGGGGCTGGCCGCGCTCGGCATCACGGATATCGAGCCCGAGCACGTGCAAAAGCTCGACTCGGTGAAATACAAGGCGCAACTGGTACGCGTTGGCAAAGCGGTTGCCCAAGCGAAGGTGAAGTCTTCTCACTTCGCCGGCTTCGATTGTTGA
- a CDS encoding chitinase yields MCFAKSVGQSGHNDLTDVMVAQILFNLNIARFPNPKPEKLDPDGRIGPRTIEAIKHFETTIMKIPHSDGLLAPGDATVSALLAGLPPGPSKEKLSVVMPRALPAKIELYFEPLVAGMKKYSITTPLRMAHFVAQIAHETASFLYAEEIADGSAYEERRDLGNTVPGDGKFFKGRGLIQLTGRANYAQYGKDCGIDCVADPDRVASDPFVAVDVACWYWNKRQINRLADADDAKAVTKAINGGYNGLDDRMEYLARAKGVLGIK; encoded by the coding sequence ATGTGTTTTGCCAAGAGCGTAGGCCAGAGCGGCCACAACGACTTGACCGATGTCATGGTGGCTCAGATTCTGTTCAACCTGAACATTGCGCGCTTCCCGAATCCCAAGCCGGAGAAGCTCGACCCGGACGGCCGCATTGGTCCGAGGACCATCGAAGCGATCAAGCACTTCGAAACGACGATCATGAAGATTCCGCACTCGGATGGCTTGCTGGCTCCCGGAGATGCCACCGTTAGTGCACTTCTCGCGGGATTACCGCCGGGGCCGTCGAAAGAGAAGCTTTCCGTAGTCATGCCTCGTGCGTTGCCCGCGAAGATCGAGCTCTATTTCGAGCCGCTGGTTGCCGGCATGAAGAAGTACAGTATCACTACGCCGCTGCGCATGGCGCATTTCGTGGCTCAGATCGCTCACGAGACCGCTTCCTTCCTCTATGCCGAAGAGATCGCCGACGGGTCGGCTTACGAAGAACGCCGCGACCTCGGCAACACCGTACCGGGCGACGGGAAGTTCTTCAAGGGCCGCGGTCTGATACAACTCACCGGAAGGGCCAACTATGCGCAGTACGGCAAGGACTGCGGAATCGATTGTGTCGCCGATCCCGATCGGGTGGCCTCGGATCCGTTCGTGGCCGTGGATGTTGCCTGCTGGTACTGGAACAAGCGGCAGATCAACCGGCTGGCGGATGCCGACGACGCCAAGGCGGTGACCAAGGCGATCAACGGCGGCTACAACGGTCTCGACGATCGCATGGAGTATCTGGCACGAGCCAAAGGGGTGCTCGGCATCAAGTAG
- a CDS encoding response regulator has product MLRPGQNQSTQQSLRRSAPGALPAIVRVLCRQPILRTAERMRKPMDEVAPRSSDLSTETYEASHRRDSSAEVIQEQIRLAYANLPVSQVVALLNGLVLAFVLSFAVGTARAAGWLAGLVAVTVARMVIAMLYRKASPTAKAAPSWRVFLLAGAAASGLAWGSTALVLYPPESIIHQVFIAFVVGGMVIGAIIAMTPMFATFVLFALSALLPNIARYSFGGDNVHHAMAAMGAIFLVAMLVLGKRIHDTMTASLQLRFENRDLIAFLSGSRKHLVAVNADLLAAQDKLTKANEALESRVAERTAALQAADQRKDEFLAMLSHELRNPLAPIRNSIYILNHFDAGSEQARHAREIIERQTQHIARLVDDLLDVTRIARGKIELRRERADLTELVQRTMQDYAPVFQQFGIAVSAQLPERPIWASVDATRIAQLVGNLLQNAAKFTPAAGTVELSLRSVDGWAEIRISDTGAGIPSDLLPSLFEPFMQGKQSLARTEGGLGLGLALVKGIVELHQGSVAAESAGLGQGSAFTVRLALLAFDDVPAAPSPARHRAAQARRALIVDDNKDAADSLAQLVSMFGHAAEVAYDGATALARARANPPDVVLCDLGLPGLTGYDVARALCAERSGIRLVAISGYAQPEDIAAAKKAGFEQHIAKPIDPEAVRNLLL; this is encoded by the coding sequence ATGCTGCGACCAGGGCAAAACCAATCGACGCAACAAAGCTTGCGTCGGTCCGCTCCGGGTGCTCTTCCGGCGATCGTCAGGGTACTCTGTCGTCAACCGATACTGCGGACCGCTGAACGGATGCGCAAACCCATGGACGAAGTCGCCCCGCGGTCATCCGACCTGTCTACCGAGACGTACGAGGCGTCACACCGCCGCGACAGCAGCGCCGAAGTAATCCAGGAGCAGATCCGGCTGGCCTACGCCAACCTGCCGGTCTCGCAAGTCGTGGCGCTGTTGAACGGTCTCGTGCTGGCGTTCGTGCTTTCCTTCGCGGTCGGGACGGCGCGGGCGGCCGGTTGGCTTGCGGGCCTGGTGGCCGTGACGGTCGCGCGCATGGTGATCGCCATGCTCTATCGGAAGGCATCACCGACGGCCAAGGCCGCGCCTTCATGGCGCGTGTTCCTGCTGGCCGGCGCAGCTGCATCCGGGCTCGCGTGGGGCTCGACCGCGCTCGTGCTGTATCCGCCCGAATCGATCATCCACCAGGTTTTCATCGCCTTCGTCGTGGGCGGCATGGTGATCGGAGCGATCATTGCAATGACGCCGATGTTCGCGACGTTTGTACTGTTCGCGTTGTCGGCGCTGCTGCCCAACATAGCGCGTTATTCCTTCGGCGGAGATAACGTCCACCATGCAATGGCCGCCATGGGGGCGATCTTTCTGGTTGCGATGCTGGTGCTGGGCAAGCGCATACACGACACGATGACCGCATCGCTGCAGCTGCGATTCGAGAATCGGGACTTGATCGCGTTTCTGTCCGGCAGCAGAAAACACCTCGTGGCCGTCAACGCCGACCTGCTGGCCGCGCAGGACAAGTTGACCAAAGCCAACGAAGCGCTCGAGAGCCGGGTTGCGGAACGCACGGCCGCGCTGCAGGCGGCCGACCAGCGCAAGGACGAGTTCCTCGCAATGCTCTCACACGAGCTGAGAAATCCGCTCGCACCGATACGCAATTCGATCTACATCCTCAATCACTTCGACGCGGGCAGCGAGCAAGCCCGCCACGCGCGCGAGATCATCGAGCGCCAGACCCAGCACATCGCCCGCCTGGTCGACGATCTGCTCGACGTGACTCGCATCGCGCGCGGCAAGATCGAGCTGCGGCGCGAACGTGCCGATCTGACCGAGCTGGTCCAACGCACCATGCAGGACTATGCGCCGGTTTTCCAGCAGTTCGGCATTGCGGTGTCGGCGCAACTACCCGAGCGGCCGATTTGGGCGAGCGTGGATGCAACCCGCATCGCACAGCTCGTCGGCAACCTGCTGCAGAACGCAGCCAAATTCACGCCCGCGGCAGGCACGGTCGAGCTTTCGCTGCGCAGCGTGGATGGCTGGGCCGAGATCCGCATCAGCGACACCGGCGCCGGGATTCCGTCCGACCTGCTGCCGAGCTTGTTCGAGCCGTTCATGCAAGGCAAGCAATCGCTGGCTCGAACCGAGGGCGGGCTCGGGCTGGGCCTGGCGCTGGTGAAGGGCATCGTCGAATTGCATCAGGGGAGCGTCGCGGCCGAGAGCGCGGGATTGGGCCAGGGATCGGCCTTCACCGTGCGCCTAGCGCTGCTTGCCTTCGACGATGTTCCGGCAGCGCCGAGTCCCGCACGTCATCGTGCCGCGCAAGCGCGCCGTGCCTTGATCGTGGACGACAACAAGGATGCGGCCGACTCGTTGGCTCAGCTGGTATCGATGTTCGGCCATGCCGCGGAAGTCGCCTACGACGGCGCTACGGCACTTGCAAGGGCGCGCGCGAATCCTCCGGATGTCGTGCTGTGCGACTTGGGTCTTCCCGGCCTCACGGGCTACGACGTCGCGCGCGCATTGTGTGCCGAGCGAAGCGGGATTCGACTGGTGGCGATCAGCGGCTATGCGCAGCCCGAAGACATCGCAGCCGCGAAGAAAGCCGGGTTCGAGCAGCATATCGCGAAACCGATCGATCCGGAGGCCGTGCGAAACCTGCTGCTCTAA